One part of the Drosophila teissieri strain GT53w chromosome 3R, Prin_Dtei_1.1, whole genome shotgun sequence genome encodes these proteins:
- the LOC122621846 gene encoding putative gustatory receptor 93c, which yields MIERLKKVSLPALSAVILFCSYHYGRILGVICFDIGQRTSDNSLVARNKPEFKWFCLSFRLISATSVCCFCAPHVAEIEDPYEWLLQCLRLSASLICGICIIVVQICYERELLRLINSFLRLFRRVRRLSSLKRIGFGGKREFFLLLFKFICLVYELYCELYQLWPLTDFLSWFTMLCEIFLEIGSLMIIHIGFVGYLSVAALYSEVNRFARFELRRQLRSLERPAGGPVSRRQLRIVEYRVDECISVYDEIERVGRTFHRLLELPVLIILLGKMFSTIILSYEVIIRAELYPSKIGMWGLVVKSFADVILLTLAVHEAVSSSRMVRRLSLENCPISEHKEWHVKWEMFLSRLNFFEFRVKPLGLFEVSNEVILLFLSSMITYFTYVVQYGIQTNRL from the exons ATGATTGAACGTCTGAAGAAGGTGAGCCTGCCAGCTCTCTCCGCGGTTATCCTCTTTTGCAGTTACCACTATGGCCGGATCCTGGGAGTGATTTGCTTTGACATCGGCCAAAGGACCTCGGACAATTCCCTGGTGGCACGCAACAAGCCCGAGTTTAAATGGTTCTGTCTGAGTTTCCGACTCATCAGTGCCACTTCTGTGTGCTGTTTCTGTGCGCCCCATGTGGCGGAAATCGAGGATCCCTACGAGTGGCTGCTCCAATGTCTGCGCCTTTCGGCCAGTCTCATATGCGGCATCTGCATCATAGTGGTCCAGATCTGCTATGAAAGGGAGCTGCTCCGCCTGATCAACAGTTTCCTGCGGCTCTTTCGACGCGTCAGACGATTGTCGTCCTTGAAAAGGATTGGATTTGGAGGCAAACGGGAGTTCTTCTTGCTACTATTCAAATTTATCTGCCTGGTCTACGAATTGTACTGTGAGTTATATCAGCTGTGGCCTCTTACCGACTTTCTATCCTGGTTCACTATGCTGTGTGAAATATTCCTGGAAATTGGCTCTCTGATGATCATACATATCGGATTCGTGGGGTACCTCAGTGTGGCCGCCCTTTATTCCGAGGTGAATAGATTCGCCCGTTTTGAGCTGCGGCGGCAATTGCGATCCTTGGAACGTCCTGCCGGAGGTCCTGTGAGTCGAAGGCAACTGCGGATCGTTGAGTATCGTGTGGATGAATGTATATCGGTATACGATGAAATTGAACGTGTGGGCCGCACATTTCATCGACTCTTGGAATTGCCCGTTCTTATTATTCTTCTGGGAAAGATGTTTAGTACCATAATCCTATCCTATGAGGTCATAATCCGGGCCGAGTTGTACCCCAGCAAAATCGGCATGTGGGGTCTGGTGGTGAAAAGTTTCGCGGATGTGATACTCCTCACCTTGGCGGTCCACGAAGCGGTCAGTAGTTCACGAATGGTGCGGCGTTTGAGTTTGGAGAACTGCCCCATCAGTGAGCACAAGGAGTGGCATGTAAAG TGGGAAATGTTCTTGAGCCGCCTGAACTTCTTTGAATTTCGCGTAAAACCCTTGGGATTATTCGAAGTCTCCAACGAGGTCATCTTGCTGTTTCTGTCGAGTATGATCACCTATTTTACCTACGTGGTGCAGTACGGTATTCAAACCAATCGATTGTGA
- the LOC122618937 gene encoding putative gustatory receptor 93b, whose protein sequence is MKASKYSVEILRCMSVYARYMGLVCFRFRKQKDKDILMEEIWSNCSRWKWISVTLRLIPLCIYAYTYAEWICSRMLVSEQMLHLTCLGISIPCYLSMIYLKTCHGPEVTQLVNQFLDIFRLHRSLDICRSKSQFGGGRELFLIILSVFCQVQEFLFIMVIARELRGFKHIIQWVCCTYVNIIAYSIMCFAFIWYLSLGILYAELNENLHFESSFQTASLRKAHKARVQKSMTLFKEISSVVSSLQDIFDVHLFLSALLTLLQVLIALYKMINDLGFSDFWVWSMSFKNLLLTLLPVLAIQEAANQFGQARQRALDIFFVGKSKNWIKSVEMFVSQLNLNEFRVNLLGLFNVSNELFLVIVSGMVCYLVFITQCVILHRRRNFYLGISESNL, encoded by the exons ATGAAGGCCTCAAAATATTCCGTCGAAATCCTTCGCTGCATGTCCGTATATGCCAGATATATGGGCTTGGTCTGCTTTCGATTTAGAAAACAAAAGGACAAGGATATATTGATGGAGGAAATTTGGAGTAATTGTTCGCGTTGGAAGTGGATATCTGTTACCTTGAGACTGATACCCCTCTGCATCTATGCCTATACGTATGCTGAATGGATCTGTAGCAGAATGCTAGTCAGTGAACAAATGCTGCACTTGACTTGTCTTGGGATTTCGATACCCTGCTATTTGTCGATGATTTACTTGAAGACATGTCATGGCCCAGAAGTGACGCAGTTGGTTAACCAATTTCTGGACATCTTTCGCCTGCACAGATCCTTGGACATCTGCAGAAGTAAAAGTCAATTTGGAGGTGGCAGAGAGTTGTTTCTAATTATTCTCTCAGTTTTTTGTCAAGTTCAAGAATTCCTTTTTATCATGGTGATAGCACGCGAACTTCGTGGTTTTAAACATATTATTCAGTGGGTTTGCTGCACATATGTGAATATCATCGCTTATTCGATAATGTGTTTTGCTTTTATCTGGTACCTAAGCCTGGGTATTCTGTACGCCGAGCTAAACGAAAATCTCCATTTTGAGTCAAGTTTCCAAACGGCATCTTTAAGGAAAGCACATAAAGCTAGGGTACAGAAATCGATGACACTTTTCAAGGAGATATCCTCTGTAGTAAGCTCCTTGCAGGACATTTTCGATGTTCACCTATTTTTGAGCGCACTCCTGACACTTCTGCAAGTGCTCATCGCCTTGTATAAAATGATAAACGACTTGGGGTTTTCTGACTTTTGGGTTTGGTCAATGTCTTTTAAAAACTTACTGCTAACGCTCCTTCCTGTTTTGGCCATTCAAGAAGCAGCCAATCAATTTGGCCAAGCTCGGCAACGGGCTCTGgatattttctttgttggcAAGTCAAAAAATTGGATCAAATCG GTGGAAATGTTTGTAAGCCAACTGAATCTAAACGAGTTCAGAGTTAACTTGTTGGGCCTCTTCAATGTGTCCAACGAACTGTTTCTTGTCATTGTATCTGGAATGGTTTGCTATCTGGTTTTTATAACACAATGTGTAATTCTGCATCGCAGACGTAACTTTTATTTGGGAATTTCAGAATCCAACTTATAA
- the LOC122618938 gene encoding gustatory receptor for bitter taste 93a, which translates to MQGLDLHLDRDRDLDRDRDLYVKLYLFVAGNSDASKHVISQAALLSSSSIMAGQGVESWSRLLLLWLYRIARGLLVISASLDRDKLQLESPKQGSRNRCLNILWRCIVVLTYVGVWPMLTSTMVGKRMESYADVFALAQSISLFVFAIISFVIQTRSENEFREVLNRYLSLYQRICRTTRLQHLFPTKFVVFFLLKLFFTLCGCFHELIPLFENTYFDDIGQKVAVAFSTYMWLGTLCVLDACFLGFLVSGILYEHMATNIIAMLKRMEPMDSQEEQYRMTKYRRMRLLCDFADELDECAAIYSELYLVTNSFRRILQWQILFYVYLNFINICLMLYQYILHLLNDDEVALVSILIAFVKLANLVLLIMCADFTVRQSEMPKKLPLDIVCSDMDERWDKSVETFLCQLQTQRLEIKVLGFFHLNNEFILLILSAIISYLFILLQFGITGGFEASEEVKNRFD; encoded by the exons ATGCAGGGGTTGGATCTGCATctggatcgggatcgggatctgGATCGGGATCGAGATCTTTATGTGAAGCTGTATCTGTTTGTGGCTGGAAATAGCGACGCATCCAA ACATGTCATTAGCCAGGCTGCACTTCTCAGTTCCAGCTCGATTATGGCCGGGCAAGGAGTGGAGAGCTGGTCGCGATTGCTGCTCCTGTGGCTATATCGCATTGCTCGTGGCTTGCTGGTGATCTCCGCGAGCTTGGACCGGGATAAGCTGCAGCTGGAGTCGCCCAAACAGGGTAGCAGAAATCGTTGCCTGAACATCCTGTGGCGCTGCATTGTGGTGCTCACCTACGTGGGAGTATGGCCCATGTTAACCTCAACCATGGTGGGCAAACGAATGGAGAGCTATGCGgatgtgtttgctttggccCAGTCCATATCGTTGTTCGTTTTCGCAATCATATCCTTTGTCATCCAGACGAGGAGCGAGAACGAATTCCGAGAGGTGTTAAATAGATACTTATCCCTGTACCAAAGGATATGCCGGACTACGCGACTGCAGCACCTGTTCCCAACGAAATTTGTGGTCTTCTTTTTGCTCAAGTTGTTCTTCACCCTGTGCGGTTGTTTCCACGAATTGATACCCCTCTTTGAGAACACATACTTCGATGATATCGGCCAAAAGGTGGCCGTTGCTTTCAGCACCTACATGTGGCTCGGAACGCTTTGTGTGCTCGATGCCTGCTTCCTGGGCTTCTTGGTGTCCGGAATCCTGTACGAACACATGGCCACCAATATCATTGCCATGCTGAAGCGGATGGAACCCATGGACTCGCAGGAGGAACAGTATCGTATGACCAAGTATCGCAGGATGCGACTTCTGTGCGATTTTGCAGATGAGCTGGACGAGTGTGCCGCTATCTACAGTGAACTGTACCTGGTCACCAACTCCTTTCGTCGCATTCTGCAATGGCAGATCCTCTTCTATGTCTACCTTAACTTTATCAATATTTGCCTAATGCTGTATCAATATATTCTGCATTTGCTGAACGACGACGAAGTGGCCCTTGTGTCCATTCTCATAGCTTTTGTTAAGTTGGCCAATTTGGTGTTGCTCATCATGTGTGCAGATTTCACTGTGAGGCAGTCGGAAATGCCGAAGAAGTTGCCCTTGGACATCGTTTGCAGCGATATGGATGAGCGATGGGACAAGAGT GTTGAAACCTTTTTGTGTCAGCTGCAAACACAACGACTGGAGATCAAAGTACTGGGCTTTTTCCATCTCAACAATGAGTTCATCCTTCTCATTCTGTCCGCCATCATCTCGTACCTCTTTATCCTTCTTCAGTTTGGCATTACTGGTGGCTTTGAGGCATCCGAGGAGGTTAAAAATCGCTTCGATTAA
- the LOC122619984 gene encoding gliolectin, whose protein sequence is MAMLCPPMGLGHPHAAPVPRPPPSTSEKKRIRRNLFNTVPRDSEIDQLLAQEQHMKRLYVKERYGFDIQLEARRDADAAANAVRGTDADTDRDAHALRGMRYPTTQMIPSTDADECNPKAVSDASRGMALTPAQISASAQLILQKSNSSADLANSTRHGQKPYATQPQGLKGMYNVRKAVKGISKVNVKNSYNNDNSIIISSSSNNNKNMINNVDNGTSELADQKQ, encoded by the exons atggCCATGTTGTGTCCGCCGATGGGCTTGGGTCATCCACATGCCGCTcccgtgccacgcccaccgcccagcACGTCGGAGAAGAAGAGAATCCGTCGCAATCTATTCAATACCGTTCCCAGGGACTCGGAGATCGATCAGCTGTTGGCCCAGGAGCAGCACATGAAGCGATTGTACGTCAAGGAGCGCTACGGATTCGACATCCAGCTGGAGGCTCGTCGCGATGCGGATGCCGCTGCGAATGCGGTTAGGGGTACGGATGCGGATACGGATAGGGATGCCCATGCGCTGCGCGGAATGCGGTATCCAACCACACAGATGATACCCAGCACCGATGCTGATGAGTGCAATCCGAAGGCAGTCAGCGACGCGTCGAGGGGCATGGCCCTGACTCCCGCCCAGATCTCCGCCAGCGCACAGCTGATCCTCcagaaaagcaacagcagtgcggatttggccaacagcacgagacatggccaaaagccaTATGCGACGCAGCCACAAGGCCTCAAAG GCATGTACAACGTTCGCAAGGCCGTTAAGGGTATTTCGAAAGTCAACGTCAAGAATAGttacaacaacgacaacagcatcatcatcagcagcagcagcaacaacaacaagaacatgATTAACAATGTGGATAATGGTACTAGCGAATTGGCGGATCAGAAGCAGTAA
- the LOC122621930 gene encoding putative gustatory receptor 93b gives MSGLSVMSRILRCLNVSRISALLLRSCFLYGTVFGVITFRVERKNSQLVAINRRGYLWICLVIRLLASCFYGYSYDLWSGQYDDVYLRAFFGLRLIGCLICSGIILVMQFGFGKELLSLVNRFLQLFRRMRALTNSEKNRFGDRAEFLLMLFKVFSLLFVFMAFRLMTSPWLLLTLLSDLYTSVSTGMIIHLCFVGYLSIGVLYKDLNNYVDCQLRAQLRSLNGEHNSLNSQPTRVALSNLDKCLYLYEEIHQVSRSFQRLFDLPLFLSLVQSLLAMSMVSYHAILRSQHSFNLWGLVIKLLIDVVLLTMSVHSAVSGSRLIRRLSFENYYVTESQSYHRKLELFLGRLHHQELRVFPLGLFEVSNELTLFFLSAMVTYLVFLVQYRMQSQQI, from the exons ATGTCCGGGCTGTCAGTCATGTCGCGAATACTGCGCTGCTTGAACGTTTCCAGGATATCTGCGCTGCTCCTTCGCAGTTGCTTTCTGTACGGAACTGTCTTTGGAGTGATCACCTTTCGAGTTGAGCGAAAGAACTCCCAGTTGGTGGCCATCAATCGGAGGGGTTACCTGTGGATCTGCCTGGTTATTAGACTTTTGGCAAGCTGCTTTTATGGCTATAGCTATGATCTATGGTCTGGCCAATACGACGATGTGTACCTACGGGCTTTCTTCGGTCTCCGGTTGATCGGCTGTCTGATCTGCAGTGGCATTATCCTGGTGATGCAGTTTGGGTTCGGCAAGGAGCTGCTCAGTCTGGTCAACCGTTTTCTTCAGCTCTTTCGGCGCATGCGAGCTTTGACCAATTCGGAGAAGAATAGATTCGGTGATAGGGCTGAATTTCTTTTGATGTTATTTAAGGTATTCTCCTTACTTTTCGTATTCATGGCCTTTCGATTAATGACCTCACCCTGGTTGCTGCTCACTTTGCTGAGTGATTTGTACACCTCTGTCAGCACGGGCATGATAATACACTTGTGTTTTGTTGGCTATCTCAGCATTGGTGTCCTCTACAAGGACCTGAACAATTATGTTGATTGCCAACTGAGGGCTCAGTTAAGATCACTGAATGGGGAGCATAACTCATTGAATTCGCAACCTACTCGAGTGGCTCTCTCGAACTTGGACAAGTGTTTGTATCTCTACGAGGAGATCCACCAGGTGTCACGCAGTTTCCAGCGACTGTTCGATCTACCACTTTTTCTCAGCCTCGTACAAAGTCTGTTGGCCATGTCCATGGTTTCCTACCATGCCATCCTGCGTAGCCAACACAGTTTCAATCTCTGGGGCTTGGTGATCAAACTGCTCATAGATGTGGTGCTGCTGACCATGTCCGTTCATTCAGCGGTCAGTGGTTCGCGATTGATAAGGCGTTTGAGCTTCGAGAATTACTATGTGACTGAAAGTCAGAGCTACCATCGAAAG CTGGAGCTTTTCCTGGGCCGCCTGCACCACCAGGAGCTGCGCGTGTTTCCTTTGGGCCTCTTCGAGGTCTCCAACGAACTGACCCTGTTCTTCCTGTCGGCCATGGTGACCTATCTGGTCTTTCTGGTACAGTACCGCATGCAGTCGCAGCAAATTTGA